TCACTTAGATCTCTCGCCTCTGCCACCTtgactcagaatcagaatcGGCTGGACCTGCTCAGCATTTTAAAACACGCCACAGAGCATGACTTGATGCTAATTGCTTAACTGTACCATGAATAACTAGAATACCTAATGAACACCCTGGCCAAGGCCAAACAACCCCAGTTTGAAACCACAtctaaatccactagatccaaatgtttatttagatctgcaatATCAGGATCCATTCATCCTGGATGTGCACCCTGATCGGAATCAACACCAAAATGTGATGGGTTCTATCCTGGGTCATGCTGCACCTCTCCTCAAAAGTCATGAAAATAGGTTGAGTAGTTGCCCCATTGGTAATGGTAACCCATGCTTctgcattctttttttttttgctgtgttttgttttctcagttttttccCTTGTCACCAGTCTGTAAATCCTGTACCAGTGTGGTGCAGTTGTGGTGTAATGAgtcctgaagctcctcctcccgCTCAGTGCCAGGGGCAAACAGGGCAGGGGGGAGCAGATGGAGCTGACCCGAGAGCCATGGCGTCTGTTCAGCTTGTAACACATGATATGTTGCACCGACTGTGCCTGGGTAATGGGTTTGCAGGTTTGGCATTAACTATCCCACAGACAGAGGGGCagggctgctgcacacacacacacacacacacacacacacacacacacacacacacacacacacacacacacacacacacacacacacacacacacacaaacacacacacacacacatacacacacactgggctgcATGCTCACTCATAACTCCTCTCTGCAGGATTCCAGAGATCTGGTTACTCCTGCTCAAACAATACTGGTAGCAGCAGGACGTCTCAcatgctgtctctctctctctctctctctctctctctctctctctctctctctctctctctctctctctctctctctctctctctctctctctctctctctctctctctccctctttctctccctctctctcacacacacacatgcacacacgcacatgcacactcatatTCCTGCTCATTTCATCTTGTTTTTCCCAGAACTGTGTACGCCCAACGCATTAGTCTGTCCACTAGGGAGCGTCGTGAGACCAGGCAGACAATAAAAACTGTGCAGCTGcacatctcagctctgtcaCACCGCCCCAGGGTATGTTTTAGCAGTtttcagtcatccaggtcatgtGAGACAGCAttgcagaaaaacaagaacaattGGATTTGCTATTTGGCCTGTGATCATCTGAGTAGCTTAGCTGAAATTGGGGTGAGGCCTGTGCTGCAGAGACACGCCTTCATGTGAGAGTCCATCCATCAGTGTCAAAGTGGAGCAAATATTCCTGAACAGTGAGCGCTGGAGAGAGCACGACAACAGCCATGTCTGCAACTTGGTGGTTACATTTTAACTCGATGGCTTTTTGCACCACTCCCATGTGACTCTTAAATTCTCACTTGAAATTGTGTCTCCTCCACTGCTCACcttaaatgaatgaattaagtaaaaaacaatttgaattgCACAAAACCCATCAAaaccatttaaacatttaaacatgatCATTTCAAAAAACATGCATAAACagcattaaattaaaatacatgCAGTTTTTACAATATATTAATAGTTTTATCTATTAACCCCTATGAATTTGCACCTGAATTGAAGAAATAGAAGGGTGCATGCAGTGTAATTCTGTACATTTTAGGGTTTTTCAAATCTGTTCAAATACAGCAAGATTTCAGTGACCAATCCTAAATTCAAGGTATAAACAATTTAATActgtatacaaatatttaagCCAATGATTTTCATCTTAAAGTCACCAAAATGCTGCGTAACTGAAACCTCCAGTACAACTGACCAAGTAAGAGTATCTACTTGGTTTTACACATGCTGGTTATTTAATATTGATACATAACCAAACAGTGCAGCCTTTAGACTCcaattaaacaacaataaatccAAGTGCTGTGAAATTGCCCCAATTGCCTTTCCCGAAGCAGCGACTTTATCTAACACTTCCTGTAAATGCTTTGTGTATGTAAGTGTATGTGAACTAATGAGGAAGTTTATTTTAATCCATCAAGCAATCTCATGTCTGATATCAAGAACTTATCGTTACTTAATACTGTTTTATTGGCAATAAGGAAGCAAAGCTATTTCTGATCGGGCCTTCAGTGCAAGTGATTAGAATTGAGCATATGTAGGCCTTGGGGTAAGAAGTGTCTTGTACAGGTACACATGTATGGATGTTAATTTACAATATGGAGGTTGCAATAAGTCTCACAAAATCCCTTATTACAGGAATTCCAGTCCTGTAATAAGAGGTTAAGCTAATTGGTGAATAGATCTTATGTCTATGTGTGTTTACCTTGTTTCTCACCCTGTATGTTCCAATGCAAATATTATATTGTTTGTGTATCTTGTTGCAAACCGTCACCATTGTTTGTTCTTGAGGAAATGTCTCTTTAGCAGGCTTGTATGTTGTCAGTATGTCgccatgtttgttttatcaCTGCTCAGGAgggatgtttctgtgtgtttctagCACGTGTGGAGCGAGAGCGAGGACTGCCTTCCCTTCCTGCAGCTGGCCCAGGACTACATCTCCTCCTGCGGGAAGAAGACTCTACTGGAGGTGCTGGAGAAGGTCTTCACGTCCTTCAGGCCTGTAAGGAACCAAACAAGCGGTGACACATTATCCTCATCCTCGTCATCATCATCGCTCCATCATCACCAGCACAGTGACCTCTTTTACAATACtgatacaaatgaaaaacatcaggtCCAACTTCACTCTGAAATCTGATGTTTATCATCTCACAGAGGACTTTACATTTTTGAGTTAACATGAAAATGTGGTGATATCTTGGGTTTTTGCCCCATTTACCATTCTAATAATCCATTAAAAGAACTCGATATATTAACAcgattttgtttatttgttattccACAAGAAACTTTGGATGGATCTAAATTTGCAATAATTCAACCCAAATCTGTGAAAAACAATTACATACATGCAGGATAGATATACATTTAGTAAATACTATCAATTTACACCAGGACATCTTTTAAACCTCCAAATATGTTATGGATGGATATATTTTCACTGGTCCAGGTCAACAGATATTTGCTAAACAACATGATTCAATTTAAAGAAACAATTCCACATTTTAGGAAACAGGGTTTTTATTGCTGTCTAGCTAATTTCGATTATCGCCCAAATCTTATCCCTCCAAAAAAGATGTATATGTAAAGATCACTTTTTGCTTAAAGATAAATACAACTGTCATGTCTGTGCTGTGGTTAGCCCAGCTTAGCACAAAGGCTAGTCACCGAGCCTGGCTCTGTGCTAAGGTCACGAAAGCTGTCTAGTGTCTGAAGTTTACTGATTAGCACATTATATCACACAGTAGCACAGTAACTCTCCAGGGTCACAGCTGATTATCTGACAACAAGACTCCAGGAAGTTAAGTCCCCCGAACGAGAAACATACATCCACACATGTAACTCTGGTTTTGCGTCAAATAACAGAGGAGATTTAACATGTAAATTAGTAGTCAGTGAGTCATTAGGGAGCCTCAAGATCTTTGCACGTAAAGTTTGTATTTCTTGTCTGAAATTCAAGCAGATGAAATTCTCCTTGTTCCTGAGGTCTTCCCAGGATTGAAAGACTGAtcgttttcattttcattttatcaagAAGTGAGAAGATGCCAAAATTATCGACACTCCTCAACTCTATATCAACTACAAGTTTTTGGAATATATAGAATGATAACATGCATCGGACTCAGGTTCCTGTGCACTGCTCCACTGCATATTAACTGTACAGATAGAGTGTTATCAATCTCATTCTCTTCGATTAAAATTACCAGTATGTTTTCAGATGGACAATCAAAAATGAATCAAGGATTATCAGGGATTGTTGTTTCTTAGTGTAATTCATGTAAAGCATGTTGAGCTGAGATTAGGCCGTTAGTCTTTCTTCATGTTCTAACTCCTGTGTGCCTGTTTGCTGATAAAAGGCCTCATTAAACAGCTTTTGTACAAGACAGGAAGAAACTGTATTTTAACACAATCTTCAACAAAtgtccttgtctctctctttctctgccagCTGCTGGGTCTTCCAGACTTAGAAGACGACAGTTTTGAGCACTACCACACTGACATGGAGGGGGAACCAGGGCCGGACCAACAGCAGATGGGGGTCAGCCAGCAGTGATGAGACCCAAAAAGGGGGCCCTGCAGCTGCGGGTAGAGCTGATCACGAGCCCTGGGCCtcttattcaaacacacacacacacacacaaacacgtagtCGACTTGCTAAAAATGCACCACCATGTTCTTGAATGTCTCAGTGACCTTGCTTCCCAAAGAGTGCACACCATAGCACTTTGTTGCCCCctactgaacacacacacacacacacacacacacacacacacacacacacacacacacacacacaaacacgcacacacacacaggctacgTGAGCTGTAGCCACGTACAATGCAAGAATCATAATCATTCACCATTCGGTTAGTTAAAGTTCCACAGCACAGCAATATTGGCCTCGGCCGTGGCTTTGTTATGCAGAATACGGTCAGATCCACACTTCCCCCCCGTGGCTCTGGAGATGAATGTGACAGATAATCTACTTTCTCTACCCGTGTATTGACACTGCATGAATGCCAGATGAAACATATACGCAGGGGGAAAACCGACGGTTCGCGGTGTCGTTTGGGGCAATGGGAGTGACGCAaggtggagaggaaggagggacgTGTATCGCGACAACAGAGGGGCAGAACTTTCCACTACATGGAgggggagagacggagggagcggaggagtgaGGGTGTAGAGCTGTGACGTGGTTTCAGGTGTAGCTGCTCTCAGAGGGTCCCGTTTCAAACACACGGCTAAAATAGTTTGCTCCTCGCGTGCAGCTCTGCAGTACCATAGGTCACCCTTTGGTGGCGCGTGTCTCTTAGTGTGCCGAGCGTTAAAAGTCACTTCATTGGGATGTTTTTAATCAGTGTTACTATCTTATGACCATCACAACAAAGGCTCACGCTGAAGATGAAACCCTCCCCTGTTTGGGTGTCCTGctgtcacatgaccccctttGTTCTGCTGTCCTGTCGTCTTCCTGGTTGCCTTTTGTGCTTCGCAGTTTTCCCCTCATCTCTGAGCACAAACCCTGCCCACttcctcttttgtgtgtgtgtggtgttttgaATTTATCTGCGCCTCTGGAGGTGCCTCCTGGTCGTGAATTTTGACGACCGCACACCCACAACCACCACCCTCCGAGTGACATCTCAGGGGAAGGGAAAAGATTagtggtgccccccccccctcctgcctgcCCTGTTCTTTCTAAACTGACAGTGTGTTGTTGTATGTCACATCCAGTGCACTGCCACGCTTCAGGCCCCCTTCGCCCTCCACCGCTGCATCCACACTGCAAGACTGTATCATATTTATCCTGGCTTGTAAacgtttttgtctttttattgccTCTTTGAATGTTTCTCATGCAGTGTATCCTCTGTTTGGCCGCCGACGTGTGTGAAATTGTTCAATAAACCGTGTGAACAGAGCATTGCTCAGGCATCTGtgggttttattttgtctttcttaATGACCTGGAGTTAAT
This is a stretch of genomic DNA from Limanda limanda chromosome 19, fLimLim1.1, whole genome shotgun sequence. It encodes these proteins:
- the mturn gene encoding maturin gives rise to the protein MEFKHLVDAAEKWCSGNPFDLIFAEEDDERRLDFYAEPGVSFYVLCPGGTDSFHVWSESEDCLPFLQLAQDYISSCGKKTLLEVLEKVFTSFRPLLGLPDLEDDSFEHYHTDMEGEPGPDQQQMGVSQQ